The nucleotide sequence GGTACAGCTTGAAGATCTCGTGGCTCTGGTTGGGCTCGTCACCTGCCGGGAGCAGGGGACACGTCACTGCCACCCCACCGGCCCCGACAGCCCCCGGCCCAGCACGCGTCACCCGCAGGTGGCGTcccgcggccccccccaccccgtgcccccgtCCCCACCTCGGGAGCAGTTGTCGAAGTTGAGGTCCCCACAGAAGACGTCGAAGGCCACGATGTCCCCGGGCTCCTCGTGGGCGTCCTGGAAGAGCTGCACCcagtgcagccccagcctcagcTGCTCGCTGCGGATGGCGGCGTCGGCTGCGCGAGGACACAGCGTCACcgggcggcccggccccccgcaccccccctgGTCCCCCCCCGGTCACCCCACTCACGTGCGGGTGCCTGCAGGTGGGTACAGCTGAGGTACCCCACGACGCGCTGCCCCTGCGCGCAGgccagcagcacctggggggaTGCGGAGCTGTCAGCGCACGGCCGGGCAGGGGACGCGGCGCCGATCCCTGGTCCCTGCCTGGCAGGGTGGGAggtggcggggggggccggggccgtgggCTGCGGTCACCTGGACGGAGAGCAGCCCCTTGGCGGACAGGGCGTCCTCGCGGGCGCCGTTGGGGTAGCAGTGGTACTGCACGGCCAGCAGCGGGTAGCGGCTGGCCAGGAAGAGCCCGCTGCCGAACAGCTTCAgcccgcagccctgcagcccgcGGGCCCCGACGTCGTAGACGATGTGCGGGAAGGATTTGGCCAGCTGCTGGCgcaggcgggcggcggcgcccgcGTCGAACacctcctgcaggcagaggaagTCCGCGTCCGCTGGGAAGCGCTCGGAGAGGTCCGCCGGGAAGCGCTGGGACGCGTCCGCCGGGAGGAGCTTGGCCGTGCCTGCCGGGGTGTGCTCGGCCGCGtccccctccacctccaccgccaCGCTGCCGTAGTGCCGGGGGCCACCCTCGCCGTGGGGCCGCGGTGGGCCGCAGAGGGTCCCCCCGTAGCCGCCGGCCTCGCCGTGCCCCGGCGGGATGAGGCTGGCGTGGGcgctggggggctcgggggcgaGCTGCCGGGCGGCGTAGGCGGCGCGCTGCAGCGTCTGGCCCAGGTTGCTGAACTTGGCCAGCCCGCTGGGCAGCAGGCACAGGTTGGCGGTGACAAAGGTGAAGCTGCGGCGCTGCTGCAGGTCCCAGGGCGGCAGGGCCGCGGCCGTCACGGCCTGATGGCAGGCAAAGGGCCGCCGCGCCGCCTGCGCgggcagccacagcagcagccccagcgcgGTCAGGGGCAgcgagagcagcagcagcgccgcgCACGCCAGCCCCGCCAGCGCCCGCCCGGTGCAGCCGCAGCAGCGGCGGCCCCGTGCCCGCTCCGCCGTCGTCGGCTGCAGGTCCAGGAGCCGGTTGAGGGCCCAGAAGccggggcagagcagcccctgcgCCAGCCCGTCGAGGGCCGCCAGCGCccggctggggaagggggactCCTGCAGCACCATGGCGGGGGGCAccaggggggtcccggggcaggCGTCCCGCTGctccggcgggggggggccgggtcCGGCGTCACCAgcggggtctggggggggagaGAGCGGGGTCAGGGCTGCCGGGGGCAGCAGGGAAACGGCGGCACCGGGCACAGCCAGGACCgcgacccccccacccccccgatGCGCTGGGCACAGACCGGGACCCCCCACGACGCACCGGTATGgaacaggacccccccccccggggcaccgGGCACGGGACCAggacccgccccccccccagtgcacGGGGCACGTACCAggaccgccccccccccccccgccacacCGGGTACGGACCAGGACCCCTCTCCGGCTGCACCGGGCACGGCCGggcccgggacccccccgcaccgacccggccccggccccggccacGCCGCCACCGTGGGAACTTCCCGGGacggccccgtcccgccccgccccgccccccccgccccgccccgccccgccgcgggagcccccccgcgtccccgcgTGTCCCCGGCCCCACGCGGGACGCGGAGCCCGGCCCAGTGCAGCACCCCCAGTGCAGCACCCCCAGTGCAGCACCCCCGGTGCAGGACCCCCActgcagcacccccagggcagGACCTGTCCCAGTGCCGCCACATCCACgagggcgcgggggggccgggggggccatGGCCGGGGGCACCCGCAGCGGTACAGGGGGATGGGGGCGCACGGGACGGCACACGGGGACGGTGGCACcgggggtggcaccgggggtgacacggggacggtgacacggggggggggtggcacggggaggTAGCACGCAGGGTGGCACCGGGGGTGGCACAGCACACAGGGCGGCACAGGGGACAACGGCTCGCAGGGTGGCACGGGGGCTGGTGGCACACGGGACGGCACGCAGGGCAGCACGCACAACACGGCACGCgtggccccgccgcccccggctcATGGCCAGGGaaccccagccccaagccccccgcCCTCGCAGCGCCCCGCtgggctgcccccagccaccGCGCAGTGTCCCCTGCCCGAgtgccagcagctctgtgcccgCCGTGGCACAGCGCAGCTCCTGGCACCATTCTGCCCGGCTGTGGTGTCCCCGGAGCCCCGGGCAGAGGGAGCCTGGGGTCAGCGCATCCCTGCCGGGCATCGCCCCTGCCCGCGCCCCTCGAGGCTGCTCCGTGCCCGCGCCGCCCCTCACCTGCCCGCCAGGCCCTCGCTGACCCCGTGCCGCCAACCCCGGGCACACGGCTGCTGCCGGGCTCACAGTGGtgagccggggccgggggagccgtGCGCggccaggaccaggaccaggaccaggaccaggaccggTCGGCCTGGCCCGACCAGTTCCCCGGCACTGCCGTGCCCCGCGGCCGCGCTCCCAGACGGGAAACGGCCCCAGTCCCGTGCCCGCATCCTCCTGCCCGTCTCGCCCGGGGCCGGTGACTCCTGCCTGACTCCGCAGCCCCACGCTGTGAGACAGCCCCtccatccgtccatccatccgtctgtccatccgtctgtcctGCCCTCTACCCTGGGAGTGCACGGGGCGCTCGGGGACGCTGCTGTGGTGGGGCTGGTCCTGCGCTCCCCCACCGGACCAGGGAGGCTCAGCCGCAGCTGCTCcatccccgtcccatcccacAGCCAGGGCACATGGAGCCACCGGGACCGCACTGGGCAGCAGCGTCCCCAGCCCGGGGACACCTCGGTGCCTCAGACCTGCTCCTCGCCAAAACCCCCGCGAGGCACGCGGCCACCCTGCGTCCCctcaccctgccctgccgcaTGGGGCTGGAGCGGCCCCGTCCCGTGCTCTGCGGCGCAGTGGGTGTTGTGGTgtgacccctgccccaccaGCTCTGCCGGGTGCCGTGGGTGTGAGGACAGGCAGAGGCACGGGCAGGGGGTGACTCAGCCCAGGTCCTGCCTGTCCTGGCGCTTCCCGGACATGGAGCTCGCTCGGGGCAGCCCTGACTCCCACAGGGAAGTTAATTTGCGGTCACGAGCGTGTGAGTGCGAGCAGGACAcggcccctgccctgctgtgcagGAGGCCGTGTTGCCCCCCTACTGGGCACCGGGACCATGACGGGGTCCCCAGGCTGCGCTCGCTGCGGGACACGGCCGGGCCACCCAGGCCCCACTGTCCCCATGAGCAGTGACCCCTGAGCCACCTCCGTCACCAGCCACGGGTCACATCCCACGGGGACACCGTGGCTCAGCCACGCTTGGCTGACGGTGGCCTGGGCCTGCCCAGTGCTCCCTGCCCAGGCTGCCCGCGGCGGGCTCGGGGCCAGCAGCGCTGCAGGCGTGGACCTGtggtgctggcagctctgcccccgTCCGTCCCCCATTtgcccccaggcccccctcGCGGTGCTGCTTCTGCCCCTGCGGTCGGGTCACTCCAGGCCACGCAGGTGGCGGCGGCGCCGTGCCCTGGTGCCTGCGGCACGGCTCTGTCCCTGAGCTGCCTCCCTGGCTCCCTGCCCGCGCTCCCCCGGGGCCACGCCGCCGCCCGCGTCCCCGCGCTCACCTCCGCGCCCTGCGGAGCCGGGGGCCATCGCCATCGCCGCCGCCACCTGCCCGCGCGTGCCGCGCTGTGCTCGGAGCTCAACAGCTCGCAAACATCCGCTCGGCGCCGGCCGCCCCGCCGACTAATGACCCGCGGCCTTGGCCGTGacccgctgccgcccgccccggccggATGGGCGCATTCCTGCCGGGATGCGTGGCCCAGGCCGCCCGGCACCGCGGCCCCTGCCCGGCACCGCGGCTCCCGCCTCCGTGCGCCGGGGCTGGCGAGGCCGAGGTGGCGGCGGCCCGTCCCCTGCTCTGCACCTTGCCCAGCGCCAACGCCCGCAGCGGTAACCCCTTGCGTCCTGGGCCGGCGGCACCGCCGGGAGCGATGGCGCCCGGTGCTGATAAGAAGGAGAGATAAGGctcggggcggggcggggggccgcAAGAGGCCGTTTCCACCTCAGGGACCGTGAGCAGTCCTGTCCCcaagggcaggggcagcccccccccagtttgTCCCCTGGGGGCAGACAcggggtgcagagcagggccctgcagaccccccccaagtccctccccccagcaggcagcagtgcctgcccctctgcatggggagggggcggccccCACCCAtctgtgcccccctccccatcctggCTGCCCAtcgccctcctgctgccctcaggACTGGGGGGGCCACgggtgtccccccaccccccagcagcCTCGGAGCCGTTGCACAAGGGGGGGGCGGAGGGACATGGGGCCAGGTCCCACCAACGTGGGGGAACGACTGATTGCCGGGGGCCAGTGCTGCCCCCAGGGTGGGAAAtccccccaccctgcccccccacccccagctttctgcccctgtccctgtcctgggCCCCCCATCATGGCTGACGGGGTGGGCACCGGCGTCACGGTGAGCGCCCACTGGGGCAGCGGCGGCTGCGGCGCCTTTTGGCTCGGTGCCGGGGCTCCAGCCTGCACTTGTGGGAGGGGGCCCCACGGCCTCACCCTGCGTCCCATCCctgctccccgtccccatccccatcccgctccctgtccccatccccgtccccatcctgcTCCCTGTCCCGTCCTcatccccgtccctgtccccgtcccaattcccgtccccctccccgtcccctccccgtcccctccccgtcccctcgccgcgctccccacctctccccaggCAGTTCAGCCGTCAGCCCCACTTCAGGTACTGCATTTCGGGCGCTTTGGCTCGAGCAGCGCCGCTTCCTGTGCTGCTTCCCCTTCCCGCTGCGGTCAGCGGCTCCCACGGCGGCAGCAGGGCCcccggccgggcggggggcacggcgaGGGCTGGGGTCgtggggagggcgggggggcacagcgagggcggggggcacggcacgtgctgcccccagcccccaggtcACCCACACCCGCGGCTCCGTGTGCAGCCCCTgtcccctggcacagctggggggtgctggggggtgctgggggactcaggggggggactggggagcCGTGGGGCCTGTGCACTGCTGTGCACCCCCACTGTGCATAGGGCCCCTGGCACCCCGGCACTGCCCTGCACGCCCAACGTCAACATCACCGCGGTCCCGGCCAAGCCCTGCGTGCCCCAggggagccgcggggctggggcgagGCCCCAGGCAAGGCCGGGGCAGTGGGGACAGGGAAcgctgggggggcggggggcggggggcgggcaccttgtcccctcttcccccccccgtGCCATCGTGCCACAGGTGTCCCAGACCATTCCCAccggcggcggctgccccggcTCTCACATCCGTGTCAGAGCTGCTGCGCCGTGCAG is from Anser cygnoides isolate HZ-2024a breed goose chromosome 2, Taihu_goose_T2T_genome, whole genome shotgun sequence and encodes:
- the LOC125180750 gene encoding sphingomyelin phosphodiesterase 5-like isoform X1, giving the protein MAMAPGSAGRGDPAGDAGPGPPPPEQRDACPGTPLVPPAMVLQESPFPSRALAALDGLAQGLLCPGFWALNRLLDLQPTTAERARGRRCCGCTGRALAGLACAALLLLSLPLTALGLLLWLPAQAARRPFACHQAVTAAALPPWDLQQRRSFTFVTANLCLLPSGLAKFSNLGQTLQRAAYAARQLAPEPPSAHASLIPPGHGEAGGYGGTLCGPPRPHGEGGPRHYGSVAVEVEGDAAEHTPAGTAKLLPADASQRFPADLSERFPADADFLCLQEVFDAGAAARLRQQLAKSFPHIVYDVGARGLQGCGLKLFGSGLFLASRYPLLAVQYHCYPNGAREDALSAKGLLSVQVLLACAQGQRVVGYLSCTHLQAPAPDAAIRSEQLRLGLHWVQLFQDAHEEPGDIVAFDVFCGDLNFDNCSRGDEPNQSHEIFKLYRDPCRVGPKQDEPWAMGTLLDYLKIYEEPVSTPENMKRTLSQPGGRQQFLAGPILSSGQLDPEAGDAWQGRRVDYVLYRPHRDNQPLREEVERISFITQLASRSDHLPVALRLAVGPRAP
- the LOC125180750 gene encoding sphingomyelin phosphodiesterase 5-like isoform X2 is translated as MVLQESPFPSRALAALDGLAQGLLCPGFWALNRLLDLQPTTAERARGRRCCGCTGRALAGLACAALLLLSLPLTALGLLLWLPAQAARRPFACHQAVTAAALPPWDLQQRRSFTFVTANLCLLPSGLAKFSNLGQTLQRAAYAARQLAPEPPSAHASLIPPGHGEAGGYGGTLCGPPRPHGEGGPRHYGSVAVEVEGDAAEHTPAGTAKLLPADASQRFPADLSERFPADADFLCLQEVFDAGAAARLRQQLAKSFPHIVYDVGARGLQGCGLKLFGSGLFLASRYPLLAVQYHCYPNGAREDALSAKGLLSVQVLLACAQGQRVVGYLSCTHLQAPAPDAAIRSEQLRLGLHWVQLFQDAHEEPGDIVAFDVFCGDLNFDNCSRGDEPNQSHEIFKLYRDPCRVGPKQDEPWAMGTLLDYLKIYEEPVSTPENMKRTLSQPGGRQQFLAGPILSSGQLDPEAGDAWQGRRVDYVLYRPHRDNQPLREEVERISFITQLASRSDHLPVALRLAVGPRAP